In Leptolyngbya sp. 'hensonii', the sequence GGCACCGACTATTCCCCTTTGCGCCTGCGTGGGCCACTCCCCGCAACCGTCCCCAGACGAGAATATCCCCCTCGGCGACGATCGAACTCCCCGGATTGGTATCACCGACCACAATCACAGAACCGGGATGGCGGATCTCCACGCCCGATCGAACCGTGGTCTGCAGGTAAAGGGGATCAGCCAGGGCCTGACCCACTTCACTGGCAGACTGACTCAGGTGATTGCCCGAAGACTGCTGTTCCACAGAATATCCGGCTGTTGCTGCCGCAACCGCAGTCTGGCGGCGACTGGTAGAAACCCGCTTCAGCCGCAGTTGGGCTTCGGCTAAAGCGTCATGAATCTCCTGTAATTGACGGGCATCGAGGAGCCGGTTATGTGCGATGAGATGAACTATCGTTTCCGGCTGCCAGAACTTTTCACCCGCATTCAACCGCTGGTTAATCTGAAGCCAGATATCATTCCAAACAGGATTAGCGGTAGCTTCCGGAGCATCTACCTCCGGAGGCAACAGCAGTAGGAGTTGGCCATCTTCACTCTTAAAGCGGATTTGTTGCTCCAGCCCAATTTCCGAAGATTCTGCAGGACTATCTGCTGAGAGAGATATAGAGTTATCGGAGGTCATGAAAGATACCTGGCAGATTCAGAAATACACTATAGCGGTTCTTGCCCAATCCAGAGCATAAACCTCGCTACAGCAAATCTCCTCCCCATCTCCCTGCCTCTGTGGTGAATTCACTGCTTTGGTGCTTCAAACTCCTGATCTATCAGACTCTGCATCACCAGATTTGGCCAGAGGAGGAGGAAGAAGCCCATCCAGGCCAGCAGTGGAATCGCCACCAGGATTGTGACCCAAAGGATTTTCAGGAGGAACCAGCTCCCGACGATCAGCCCTATCCCCGTCAGGAGGATAGACCAGGGCTGGCACCACCAGGGTTTGAGTGTCCATGGATTGACGATCGGTTGAGGTAAAGGTTCGGGTTCAGACATGGCAGAGCAACGATCTGGACATCCCTATCTTAAGCCTGCCTTCTATCTCCCTCACCTCAATCGTCGATAAATGGTCGCCAGGGCATCTCGATCGCCCACATTTCCAGGAAACAGCACCACCGGCAAATCAGGGAACTGGGGATGATCCCCAGGTGTCCGCACGACCGAACACCCGGCCAGAATCTGCCCCAACAGCCGCACGGTCGGCAGATTAAGCCCCGTACTCAGCACATCATTCGAGGTGATCCCCCCCTTACTGATCAGAAACCCAATCTCCGATGGCAACCCCTGTACCACATCCATCAACAGAGCCGACACCGAAATCCCAAAATTTAGGCGAGTTTGACTGTCATCAAACTGTAACTCCTCACGACTGGTGTAGATGACCGGGGTATTTCCGGCTTGATGAACAGTGTGGACTTGGTCCAGAATTTCGGCCAAAAGCTGGGAGCGCCGATCGTCCCCTGTCAGCAATTGTGACACTTCCACCGTCACCCCCACTGTTCCCGGCTCCTGCAGAAGCTGTTCCAGTTGTTCCGTCGTCTTCCTCACATGGGATCCCACCAGTACCGCTCCCGGCTTTCCTCCCCGGACGTACCGGGCCATGGCCTCGGCAGCGACGGGCTGGGGGGGCAGGGCAGCCAGAGCCGTCAGAATACTGGCCGCACTGCGGAAGAGAAAGCGTTTACCCTGGGAGGCTGCCGTCAGAATATCCTGGGCAAAACGATTCAAATCGGCCTGAGTTTCTCCATCCACCACCCCACAGCGATTCCCCTGAAGCTGTAGCAATCGCTCCAGACTGCCAGCCCGAATATCGGTTAACAGAAACCGTTCCACCTGATCCGCCGGAATTCTCCCCTGGGTTTTTTCAGCCACGTAATCGGGCAAATAGCTGTGATGATAGGCAAAAACCGAATCACGGGCAAATTCCGTTTCATGGACAGGGGTGGGCACCCCATTGATGATCAGGTAATGCACGCTATCGCGAGTGATTCGTCCCCCTTCAAAGAAAGCGGGCACGAGAAAGTGGGCATCAAAGGAACCGAGTTCCTGGGCGATGACATCGGTTTCGATCGGATAATGGCCCCGCAAGGTGGAGTCCGATCGACTCACCACCAGAAAATCCTGGATACCCTCAGCGGCGATCGTGACTTTCAGGTTGTGGCAAACCTCCTGAGTCACAACAGCGGCCTGTTCCGGTGTCAGGGCTCTGGTGTTGGTCAGCACAAAGAAGATCGGGGAATCATCCCTGAGCCCAATCCGCAGGGTGGCTTCATCCCAGCGAGTCAGGAGCAGGCAACTGTGAACCGTCTGGGAGCCGGTCGGGTCATCATCGAGCACAATAATCTTGGGCCTGGAGGTCATCGGGCAGTTCTGAGTCCATCGATCGTCGTTGTTATTCTCTCAGGAATTCACCCTTAAGATTGACCTCTTCTGCGCCTGGGTATAGA encodes:
- the minC gene encoding septum site-determining protein MinC; this translates as MTSDNSISLSADSPAESSEIGLEQQIRFKSEDGQLLLLLPPEVDAPEATANPVWNDIWLQINQRLNAGEKFWQPETIVHLIAHNRLLDARQLQEIHDALAEAQLRLKRVSTSRRQTAVAAATAGYSVEQQSSGNHLSQSASEVGQALADPLYLQTTVRSGVEIRHPGSVIVVGDTNPGSSIVAEGDILVWGRLRGVAHAGAKGNSRCLIMALQMEPTQIRIAGFVARPPEPPTEIFPEVAYVATDGIRLTKAASFSRNLLTLQPKR
- a CDS encoding DUF6737 family protein; this translates as MSEPEPLPQPIVNPWTLKPWWCQPWSILLTGIGLIVGSWFLLKILWVTILVAIPLLAWMGFFLLLWPNLVMQSLIDQEFEAPKQ
- a CDS encoding four-carbon acid sugar kinase family protein, producing the protein MTSRPKIIVLDDDPTGSQTVHSCLLLTRWDEATLRIGLRDDSPIFFVLTNTRALTPEQAAVVTQEVCHNLKVTIAAEGIQDFLVVSRSDSTLRGHYPIETDVIAQELGSFDAHFLVPAFFEGGRITRDSVHYLIINGVPTPVHETEFARDSVFAYHHSYLPDYVAEKTQGRIPADQVERFLLTDIRAGSLERLLQLQGNRCGVVDGETQADLNRFAQDILTAASQGKRFLFRSAASILTALAALPPQPVAAEAMARYVRGGKPGAVLVGSHVRKTTEQLEQLLQEPGTVGVTVEVSQLLTGDDRRSQLLAEILDQVHTVHQAGNTPVIYTSREELQFDDSQTRLNFGISVSALLMDVVQGLPSEIGFLISKGGITSNDVLSTGLNLPTVRLLGQILAGCSVVRTPGDHPQFPDLPVVLFPGNVGDRDALATIYRRLR